The Methanoregula boonei 6A8 genome has a window encoding:
- a CDS encoding radical SAM/SPASM domain-containing protein, producing the protein MNDTSGAPRIISWNLTLRCPLKCSHCYVDAGTREAPGVLSTDEALGVLDRIRATGTPVVVLSGGEPLMRDDLCTIARYGTDRGLRMVMGTSGYFLDRPMAARLKEAGIRAAAISLDSADPAVHDSFRGVSGAWERAVAAIKNCTEEGIGVQINMTAVRPAAGDIESVVALGKNLGVRDYQVFFPVPTGRAGGTGPENPREYEDVIRRVLLKYCDSNVNLRPTCAPQFRRIAADLGVTKPDWGRGCIAGISYCRIYANGDVTPCPYLPVSAGNVRDIPFDRIWNESHLFHALRDPNRLTGKCGRCEYKTTCGGCRARAYRGAEAFSSRWCDGLLKPSAIAGELCAEDPWCPYEPGGS; encoded by the coding sequence GTGAACGATACGTCAGGCGCACCTCGCATAATTTCATGGAACCTTACCCTCAGGTGCCCCCTGAAATGTTCCCATTGTTACGTGGATGCAGGCACAAGAGAGGCTCCAGGCGTGCTCTCCACGGATGAGGCACTCGGGGTCCTTGACCGGATCCGGGCCACCGGGACGCCGGTGGTTGTACTCTCGGGCGGCGAGCCCCTCATGCGTGACGATCTCTGCACGATCGCCCGGTACGGGACCGACCGGGGCCTGCGGATGGTGATGGGGACAAGCGGGTACTTCCTCGACCGTCCCATGGCTGCCCGGCTCAAAGAGGCCGGGATCCGGGCTGCGGCCATCAGCCTTGATTCGGCAGATCCGGCAGTGCACGATTCGTTCCGCGGGGTGAGCGGCGCATGGGAGCGGGCCGTTGCTGCAATCAAGAACTGCACAGAGGAAGGGATCGGGGTGCAGATCAACATGACCGCGGTGCGGCCGGCTGCAGGAGACATAGAATCCGTGGTGGCGCTCGGCAAAAATCTCGGGGTCCGGGACTACCAGGTTTTCTTTCCCGTCCCGACCGGGAGGGCCGGGGGGACCGGGCCGGAAAATCCCCGCGAGTATGAGGATGTGATCCGGCGGGTACTCCTGAAGTACTGTGACAGCAACGTAAACCTCCGTCCTACCTGCGCTCCGCAGTTCCGGAGGATTGCCGCAGACCTCGGAGTTACAAAACCCGACTGGGGCCGGGGCTGCATTGCCGGGATAAGCTACTGCCGCATCTATGCAAACGGCGATGTAACCCCCTGCCCGTACCTGCCGGTGAGTGCCGGCAATGTCCGGGATATTCCCTTTGACCGGATCTGGAACGAATCGCACCTGTTTCACGCACTGCGCGACCCGAACCGGCTCACCGGGAAATGCGGGCGATGTGAATACAAGACCACCTGCGGCGGATGCCGGGCCCGGGCCTACCGGGGGGCAGAGGCATTCTCGTCCCGCTGGTGCGACGGCCTTCTAAAACCCTCAGCGATCGCGGGAGAACTCTGTGCAGAAGACCCGTGGTGCCCGTACGAACCGGGAGGCAGCTAG
- a CDS encoding flavodoxin family protein, protein MKVLGIATSPRKGANSQTLVEHILAGAKKAGAATELVRLTEKEISPCTGCESCKSGDGCIIDDDMEELWNTMANADAIVFGSPVYWGRLNAQAYPFIDRFYAHLKPDFTIDFPRGKKIVLALTCGGMPPEGLLPINAYVKNVFGYLGCVDGGFIWQNECIKPKDIKKFPEKLKEAEALGKSLVK, encoded by the coding sequence ATGAAAGTTTTAGGAATTGCAACAAGCCCCAGAAAAGGCGCAAACAGCCAGACCCTGGTGGAACACATCCTTGCAGGGGCAAAAAAGGCCGGGGCAGCAACCGAACTTGTCCGGCTCACGGAAAAAGAGATCTCGCCCTGCACCGGATGCGAGAGCTGCAAGAGCGGGGATGGCTGCATCATCGATGACGATATGGAAGAGCTCTGGAATACGATGGCAAACGCGGATGCCATAGTCTTTGGCTCGCCCGTATACTGGGGCCGGCTCAATGCACAGGCATACCCGTTCATCGACCGGTTCTATGCGCACTTAAAGCCGGATTTCACCATTGATTTTCCCCGGGGCAAAAAGATCGTTCTTGCGCTCACCTGCGGAGGCATGCCGCCCGAGGGTCTTCTTCCCATTAATGCGTACGTGAAAAATGTCTTTGGGTACCTGGGATGTGTCGATGGCGGATTTATCTGGCAGAACGAATGCATCAAGCCCAAGGATATTAAAAAATTCCCGGAAAAACTCAAAGAAGCTGAGGCACTGGGAAAATCTCTCGTGAAATAA
- the ahbB gene encoding siroheme decarboxylase subunit beta — MMDPIDIQILAALEDGLPLVPEPFAEIGKRLGLSAEEVLARTQKLHAAGVIRRFRARINQRKLGISANALVAWRCDKKPAEKTGAILASFPSVTHCYERRPVPGRWEYSLYTVHHGRSREAVEDEIRKLAGAAGLSDYLVLFSTEEFKRVPHVRINGNGRGS; from the coding sequence ATGATGGACCCCATCGATATACAGATCCTTGCAGCCCTCGAAGACGGGCTCCCGCTCGTTCCCGAGCCGTTTGCAGAGATCGGGAAACGTCTCGGGCTTTCGGCTGAGGAAGTGCTCGCACGAACACAAAAACTTCATGCGGCCGGTGTGATCCGGCGGTTCCGGGCCCGGATCAACCAGCGAAAGCTCGGTATCTCTGCAAATGCCCTTGTGGCCTGGCGCTGTGACAAAAAACCTGCCGAAAAGACCGGCGCTATCCTTGCCTCCTTTCCGTCGGTCACCCACTGCTATGAGCGCCGGCCCGTGCCGGGGCGGTGGGAGTACTCCCTCTATACCGTTCACCACGGGCGCTCCCGTGAAGCTGTCGAAGACGAGATCCGGAAACTGGCCGGTGCAGCCGGCCTTTCGGATTATCTTGTCCTCTTTAGCACCGAGGAGTTCAAGCGTGTCCCCCATGTACGGATCAACGGGAACGGGAGGGGATCATGA
- a CDS encoding radical SAM/SPASM domain-containing protein, giving the protein MNRITQCLHGKGTVSAVMKHRHGDVPARYLAFSGMRRPVVFWNLTDRCNLSCTHCYSRSAPDSPTQGELSTNEALAFIDDLAAAGIPLVIFTGGEPLVRPDIWQLAGHCRDKGIKTALSTNGTLITDEVAAKIKASGIEYAGISLDGATAATHDRFRNTPGAFARATAAFARCKKAGVRCGVRVTLTKENLAELGSLVQLSQDLGASRFCLYWLVPCGRGSDAYYRLQLGAEEVTQALTLLYHTAQEIPPDQMEFLTVDAPQDCIHLIHSMERDNSPDLAEAKELLSSLNGGCSAGDRVANVDPRGNVYPCQFARSPEFLVGNIRDRPFSLLWNDEKNPVLARFRTRPAVVGGKCGSCTYLSLCGGGCRVRARALMGDVTAEDPFCSVNGP; this is encoded by the coding sequence ATGAACCGGATCACCCAGTGCCTGCACGGGAAGGGAACGGTGAGTGCCGTGATGAAACACCGGCATGGCGATGTCCCGGCCCGGTACCTCGCATTTTCCGGGATGAGAAGACCTGTTGTTTTCTGGAACCTCACCGACCGCTGCAATCTTTCCTGCACGCACTGCTACAGCCGCTCGGCCCCGGACAGCCCGACACAGGGAGAACTGTCGACAAATGAAGCGCTCGCGTTCATCGACGATCTCGCTGCGGCCGGCATCCCGCTTGTCATCTTTACCGGCGGGGAGCCGCTGGTCCGTCCCGATATCTGGCAGCTGGCAGGGCACTGCCGGGATAAGGGGATCAAGACCGCGCTCAGCACGAACGGTACGCTCATCACCGATGAAGTGGCAGCAAAGATCAAGGCAAGCGGGATCGAGTACGCGGGGATCTCGCTTGACGGTGCAACTGCCGCGACCCATGACCGGTTCAGGAACACGCCGGGAGCGTTTGCCCGGGCCACCGCCGCCTTTGCCCGGTGCAAAAAGGCCGGGGTCCGGTGCGGCGTGCGGGTAACGCTGACAAAAGAGAACCTTGCCGAACTCGGATCCCTTGTGCAGCTCTCGCAGGATCTAGGGGCATCGCGGTTCTGCCTGTACTGGCTGGTGCCCTGCGGGCGGGGGAGCGATGCTTATTATCGGCTCCAGCTGGGCGCAGAGGAGGTCACGCAGGCGCTTACGCTCCTGTACCACACGGCGCAGGAAATCCCACCGGACCAGATGGAATTTCTCACGGTCGATGCCCCGCAGGACTGCATCCACCTGATCCACTCCATGGAGCGCGACAACTCACCGGACCTTGCCGAGGCCAAGGAACTCCTGTCTTCGCTCAACGGGGGATGCAGCGCCGGCGACCGGGTGGCAAACGTGGATCCACGCGGGAACGTGTACCCCTGCCAGTTTGCCCGGTCGCCGGAGTTTCTTGTGGGAAATATCCGGGACCGGCCGTTTTCTCTTCTCTGGAACGATGAGAAAAATCCGGTGCTTGCCCGGTTCCGCACCCGGCCTGCCGTAGTTGGCGGGAAGTGCGGCTCGTGCACGTACCTTTCCCTCTGCGGTGGCGGATGCCGGGTCCGGGCCCGGGCTCTTATGGGAGACGTTACGGCCGAGGACCCGTTCTGCTCTGTGAACGGTCCTTAA
- a CDS encoding Lrp/AsnC family transcriptional regulator, giving the protein MNDNTATDTLDLNILDELQQDIPLVARPFAAIASRLNIPEPLLLERLKYLYEKGVIRGISPIIESRALGITAATLVALPVPAERIHGVAELINQYPEVSHNFQRDHQYSLWFTLSAENEGALEKILTGILTRTGFSRDDCLDLPTVKKIKIDVRFPLAPGKKEDS; this is encoded by the coding sequence ATGAACGACAACACAGCAACAGACACACTCGACCTCAACATCCTTGACGAACTCCAGCAGGACATTCCGCTCGTGGCCCGGCCCTTTGCGGCTATTGCATCCCGGCTGAATATCCCGGAACCGCTCCTGCTCGAACGGCTCAAATACCTGTATGAGAAGGGTGTGATCCGCGGGATCTCGCCCATCATCGAATCCCGGGCGCTCGGCATTACGGCTGCAACGCTTGTTGCCCTCCCGGTCCCGGCGGAAAGGATCCATGGGGTGGCAGAACTGATCAACCAGTACCCGGAAGTATCGCACAATTTCCAGCGGGACCACCAGTACTCGCTCTGGTTTACGCTCTCGGCAGAAAATGAGGGGGCGCTTGAAAAGATCCTTACGGGGATCCTTACCCGGACCGGGTTCTCCCGGGACGACTGCCTCGACCTGCCCACCGTAAAAAAGATCAAGATCGATGTCCGGTTCCCACTGGCGCCGGGCAAAAAGGAGGACTCATGA